The following DNA comes from Cytophagales bacterium.
TTATAGCGTCATCTTTTTCACAGGAAATGGACCAACAGAAGGGTACATCAATAAAGGCAAGACCAGAAAGTTAACAGAGAAAATCTTAGAACAGACTCAAAACCCTAACGCATTGAACTTCAACCCATCAACGGGATTGTATTCCAAAGCTGGTAAAGGGAATTTAACGAAACTCAGCACCTGAAACAGGAATTTGAGTGCTTTCTTATCGGTTTTAATCCGTGAGAGGTCGATATCTGGTCCAAAATAAACCTGTGCATAGCGACGAAAGGTAGGCAATGCTTCACCCGCTTCATTGAATTCGGGATTGCGATCTGCTCCGGTCATGCCTTCTGCTCCATAACCTATGGCAACGTTCAGCCATTTAGGAAATCGCGATGATTTGTTAGAAATAAAGGAGTGAATATTGGCAGAAACCCAATACGTCTGTCCATTGTAGTCTTTTAGCCAACGTTCCGATGGTCCTTCTCCCAATAAATTGGGCCGGTATTGCGCGTATCTGGAATTTCGATATGACCATTTGATCGAAATGCGGGATTCCTGCCACAACAATTCCTGTCCAATGGCAAGTCCGGTCCCTAAGGCATTGGCACCTACATCACCCCATGAAAAACCCCAGTCTTCAGACATGCCATCAAAGATTTCTACGGAGGTCAGGAAGGCAAAACCGATGCTCCCACCGATCCAAATGGCTTGTCTTTCCCGCATACCAGTCCATCGAAATACGCCAATACCAATCCTTCCGGTTTGATAAGCTGTCGCCGCATGGCCCCATTTGTCCATGTATCGCCAACCAGAATTGTCATCGAAGAAGTGGAATTTGCCCAAATCTTCGTACCACACCGTTCCCAGTCCAACCATCGAGGTGACGTAGATTGCTGAAGTGCTCCCCGCTACCAGGCGCAAGCGCTTTTTGTTGACCTGAGACGAATCTAATTGCTGCGCCAACACCCCGGTAAAAGGGACTAATAACAGGCAGAGAAAAAGGATTCGTTTCATACGGTAAAGTTCAACTGAATGGCTGGCTTTGCCTAATGAATAACTGGCTATTGCAAGACAGAAGGAAGGAAAATTGAAACTCGTATGCCCAATCGTATGCTAGTCCTGAGATAAAAGCACATTAATGCGCTCGAAATGCACCAGAAACCAAAAGAGCCTGTTCCGTGCGAAACAGGCCCCATTGATTGGTCTAGGTGCTTAGTCTTAATATCTCACTCTTGAAGCTGTCGAAAATGTTAATTGATATCCTCTCCCTTTTCCAGTTTGGCAATGTTGGCATCAATGGCAGGGCCATTGACGGTATCACCTTGTGGAACTTTGGTTCGGGCGACTTTGAGGTGCTTCAAGGCATTTTTATAATCCCCGACAGCAGAATAGCCTCGTGCTAATCC
Coding sequences within:
- a CDS encoding DUF2279 domain-containing protein, whose translation is MKRILFLCLLLVPFTGVLAQQLDSSQVNKKRLRLVAGSTSAIYVTSMVGLGTVWYEDLGKFHFFDDNSGWRYMDKWGHAATAYQTGRIGIGVFRWTGMRERQAIWIGGSIGFAFLTSVEIFDGMSEDWGFSWGDVGANALGTGLAIGQELLWQESRISIKWSYRNSRYAQYRPNLLGEGPSERWLKDYNGQTYWVSANIHSFISNKSSRFPKWLNVAIGYGAEGMTGADRNPEFNEAGEALPTFRRYAQVYFGPDIDLSRIKTDKKALKFLFQVLSFVKFPLPALEYNPVDGLKFNALGF